The following are encoded in a window of Microcaecilia unicolor chromosome 14, aMicUni1.1, whole genome shotgun sequence genomic DNA:
- the SUPT16H gene encoding LOW QUALITY PROTEIN: FACT complex subunit SPT16 (The sequence of the model RefSeq protein was modified relative to this genomic sequence to represent the inferred CDS: inserted 1 base in 1 codon; deleted 1 base in 1 codon), whose protein sequence is MAVTLDKEAYYRRVKRLYSTWKKGEDEYANIDAIVVSVGVDEEIVYAKSTALQTWLFGYELTDTIMVFCEDKIIFMASKKKVEFLKQVANTKGSENANGTPAITLLVREKNESNKGNFDKMIEAIRDSRNGKKIGVFSKDKFPGDFMKXWNDSLNKEGFEKVDISAAVAYTIAVKEDGELNLMKKAANITSEVFSKFFKERVMEIVDADEKVRHSKLAESVEKAIEDKKYLSGTDPSTVEMCYPPIIQSGGVYNLKFSVVSDKNYMHFGAITCAMGIRFKSYCSNLVRTLMVDPPQEMQENYNFLLQLQEELLKELKHGAKISDMYSAVMDMVKKQKPELMSKITKNLGFAMGIEFREGSLVINSKNQYKLKKGMVFSINLGLSDLTNKEGKKPEEKTYALFIGDTVLVNEEGPATILSSVKKKVKNVGIFLKNEDEEEEEKDEAEDLLGRGSRAATLLTERTRNEMTAEEKRRAHQKELATQLNEEAKRRLTEQKGEQQIQKARKSNVSYRNASLMPKEPEIREMKIYIDKKYETIIMPVFGIATPFHIATIKNISMSVEGDYTYLRINFFCPGSALGRNEGSIFPNPDATFVKEITYRASNLKAPGEPMVPALNLQNAFRIIKEVQKRYKTREAEEKEKEGIVKQDSLVINLNRSNPKLKDLYIRPNIAQKRMQGSLEAHVNGFRFTSVRGDKVDILYNNIKHALFQPCDGEMIIVLHFHLKNAIMFGKKRHTDVQFYTEVGEITTDLGKHQHMHDRDDLYAEQMEREMRHKLKTAFKNFIEKVETLTKEELEFEVPFRDLGFNGAPYRSTCLLQPTSSALVNTTEWPPFVVTLDEVELVHFERVQFHLKNFDMVIVYKDYSKKVTMINAIPIASLDPIKEWLNSCDLKYTEGVQSLNWTKIMKTIVDDPEGFFEQGGWSFLEPEGEGSDAEEEGSESELEDETFNPSDDDGEEAEEDSDEDYSDETEESEYSGESLGSEEESGKDWDELEEEARRADRESRYEEEEQQQQQQQQQQRSRKRKGSGHHHTPSKKKQRK, encoded by the exons AAAGGTGAGGATGAATATGCCAACATTGATGCCATTGTGGTATCTGTGGGAGTGGATGAGGAAATTGTGTATGCAAAATCTACAGCTCTGCAG ACATGGCTCTTTGGCTATGAGTTGACAGACACCATCATGGTCTTCTGTGAGGACAAGATTATCTTCATGGCTAGTAAGAAAAAGGTGGAGTTCCTCAAGCAAGTTGCCAACACAAAGGGGAGTGAGAATGCCAATGGGACTCCAGCCATCACACTGCTTGTCCGTGAAAAG AATGAGAGCAACAAGGGAAACTTTGACAAGATGATTGAGGCTATCCGTGATAGCCGGAATGGA AAAAAGATCGGGGTCTTCAGCAAGGACAAGTTCCCTGGAGACTTCATGA GCTGGAATGACTCTCTCAACAAGGAAGGTTTTGAAAAG GTTGATATCAGTGCAGCTGTGGCATACACCATTGCAGTGAAAGAAGATGGGGAGCTGAATCTAATGAAGAAAGCAGCCAACATCACATCAGAAGTCTTTAGCAAGTTCTTTAAGGAGCGAGTCATGGAGATTGTTGATGCAGATGAG AAAGTCCGGCATAGTAAGCTAGCTGAGTCTGTGGAGAAAGCTATTGAGGATAAAAAGTACTtgtcaggcacagacccttccaCTGTGGAGATGTGCTACCCCCCCATCATCCAGAGCGGTGGTGTCTACAACCTCAAATTCAGCGTGGTGAG TGATAAGAACTACATGCACTTTGGAGCCATCACCTGTGCCATGGGTATTCGCTTCAAGTCCTACTGCTCCAATCTAGTGCGCACCCTGATGGTGGATCCTCCGCAGGAAATGCAAGAGAATTACAATTTCCTTCTCCAGTTACAAGAGGAGCTCCTGAAGGAGCTGAAACACG GTGCCAAGATCTCAGACATGTACAGTGCAGTCATGGACATggtgaagaaacagaagccagagtTAATGAGCAAGATCACAAAGAACCTCGG GTTTGCCATGGGGATTGAATTCAGGGAGGGATCCCTAGTCATCAACAGTAAAAATCAGTACAAGTTAAAAAAAG GGATGGTGTTCAGCATTAACCTAGGCCTGTCTGATCTTACAAATAAGGAAGGCAAGAAGCCTGAGGAGAAAACATATGCGCTCTTCATTGGAGATACAGTCCTGGTTAATGAG GAGGGTCCTGCCACAATCCTGTCTTCTGTGAAGAAGAAGGTGAAGAATGTGGGCATATTCCTGAAG AatgaggatgaagaggaggaggaaaaggatgaGGCAGAAGATCTGCTGGGTCGGGGCTCCCGAGCAGCAACACTATTGACAGAGCGAACGCGG AATGAAATGACAGCAGAGGAGAAGAGACGGGCTCATCAAAAGGAGCTGGCCACGCAACTGAATGAGGAGGCCAAGAGGCGGCTCACGGAGCAGAAGGGGGAGCAGCAAATCCAGAA GGCTCGCAAATCTAACGTCTCATACCGGAATGCATCCTTAATGCCAAAAGAACCAGAAATCCGCGAAATGAAGATATACATTGATAAGAAGTATGAGACTATCATCATGCCTGTATTCGGCATCGCCACACCTTTCCACATTGCCACCATCAAG AACATCAGCATGTCTGTGGAAGGTGACTACACCTATCTCCGAATCAACTTCTTCTGCCCCGGCAGTGCCTTGGGTAGGAATGAGGGCAGCATCTTCCCTAACCCCGATGCCACTTTTGTTAAAGAAAT AACATACAGAGCATCAAACCTCAAGGCTCCCGGGGAGCCTATGGTGCCTGCCCTGAACCTTCAAAACGCCTTTCGGATCATTAAGGAAGTGCAGAAGCGCTATAAGACCagggaagcagaggaaaaagaGAAGGAG GGTATTGTAAAACAAGACTCTTTGGTCATCAACCTGAACCGCAGTAACCCCAAATTAAAGGACCTTTACATCCGGCCCAACATTGCCCAGAAGAGAATGCAGGGTTCTCTGGAAGCACATGTTAACG GTTTCCGCTTTACATCTGTGCGAGGAGACAAAGTGGACATTCTCTACAACAACATCAAGCATGCACTGTTCCAGCCGTGCGATGGGGAAATGATCATCGTGCTGCATTTCCATCTCAAG AATGCCATCATGTTCGGAAAGAAACGGCATACAGATGTGCAGTTCTACACAGAAGTGGGGGAGATAACCACTGACCTGGGAAAACACCAGCACATGCATGACAGGGATGACCTTTATGCAGAGCAG ATGGAGCGAGAGATGAGGCACAAACTCAAGACAGCTTTCAAGAACTTCATTGAGAAGGTAGAGACGCTGACCAAGGAGGAACTGGAGTTTGAGGTTCCCTTCAGGGATTTGGG GTTCAATGGCGCCCCCTACAGGAGTACCTGCCTACTTCAGCCCACCAGCAGTGCGCTAGTCAACACCACTGAATGG CCTCCTTTTGTGGTGACCCTCGATGAGGTAGAGCTGGTGCACTTTGAGCGGGTGCAGTTCCACCTGAAGAACTTTGACATGGTGATCGTATATAAGGACTACAGCAAAAAAGTGACTATGATCAACGCCATCCCCATCGCTTCCCTAGATCCTATCAAGGAGTGGCTCAA TTCTTGTGACTTGAAGTATACAGAGGGGGTGCAGTCCCTCAACTGGACCAAAATCATGAAGACTATTGTGGATGATCCAGAGGGTTTCTTCGAACAGGGTGGCTGGTCTTTCCTGGAACCAGAGGGTGAG GGCAGCGACGCAGAGGAGGAAGGCTCTGAGTCAGAGCTGGAGGATGAGACCTTTAACCCCTCAGACGACGATGGGGAAGAGGCGGAGGAGGATAGTGATGAAGACTATTCTGATGAGACTGAAGAATCCG AGTACAGCGGCGAGTCTTTGGGCAGTGAAGAGGAGAGTGGCAAAGATTGGGATGAGCTGGAGGAGGAGGCACGGAGAG CTGACCGGGAAAGTAGGTACGAGGAagaggagcaacagcagcagcagcagcagcagcaacagcgcTCTCGGAAAAGGAAGGGCTCCGGCCATCACCATACCCCATCCAAGAAAAAGCAACGGAAGTAA